The following proteins are encoded in a genomic region of Salminus brasiliensis chromosome 17, fSalBra1.hap2, whole genome shotgun sequence:
- the adgrg1 gene encoding adhesion G-protein coupled receptor G1 codes for MMDPGIRTIRGILTLFFLTLFWRQVAPEIDKAFKMCGTWIHSNSLRNLTFDLNTGCEAIYISANNSTLSVRSKITAHCSNSSFKTLSSSPGPTHFCVFWEPLLDLLIIEVDRQNITLCESQGLQTTCCAHPSSGTQESAQQYGIVNASVHGDILTNNVISKFEFKGDQINCKNEFCDKATKDASGANMIEDAVMRSKTLGNVDLPCAQSAVIEMNEDFAGYNVTLTENVASPSVHLPACLKPANTIKAKVVCTYYKNITMFQGSAMVLDDIIGISVENEIITNLPEPVRIKFHHSDILANQTATCVSWDTRKDKEINWRKDGCKTVHISSKETECCCNHLTYFAILVQVNPTKTLRHLQALTFITAVGCAVSIVSCIVLFISLCRKRRPKDKSSLVHRGLVVALFFLCFLFVLTGTIANLGQDGVCQFMGALLHYALLSTLCWMAVEVFHTFWMISMIFSLSPKPWIWYLLGFGFPALPVVILASMGNIYGQRIIMPSDDASKPYRMCWMTESHAALLAHFILNVGFLAAVVTSGCIMLFLVVRKVSNREEWRSKRVAFLSIWGLSCLFGTTWVLAFGSTSETVIFFFCIINSLQGLFLMLRFYALERMRKKSEFSTDGSSTGSTRQNMLQAQDKS; via the exons ATGATGGATCCAGGTATCAGAACCATCAGAGGAATCCTGACACTGTTCTTTCTTACATTGTTTTGGAGGCAAG TGGCACCAGAGATTGACAAGGCTTTCAAGATGTGTGGAACTTGGATCCACAGTAACAGTTTGAGAAACCTGACCTTCGATTTAAATACTGGATGTGAAGCTATCTACATTTCAGCCAATAACAGCACGCTGTCTGTCCGCAGCAAGATCACAGCTCACTGCAGCAATTCCAGTTTTAAGACCCTATCTTCTTCTCCGGGGCCTACTCACTTCTGTGTGTTCTGGGAACCACTGCTGGACTTGCTGATCATTGAGGTGGATAGACAGAACATTACACTCTGTGAATCACAGGGCTTGCAGACCACATGCTGTGCTCACCCCTCTTCTGGGACACAGGAAAGTGCACAGCAGTATGGTATTGTGAATGCCAGCGTCCATGGGGACATACTCACCAACAATGTAATATCAAAGTTTGAGTTTAAAGGCGACCAGATAAACTGCA AAAATGAGTTCTGTGATAAGGCAACCAAAGACGCCAGTGGGGCAAACAT GATAGAGGATGCAGTGATGAGGTCCAAAACCCTTGGCAATGTGGATCTTCCATGTGCGCAGAGCGCAGTAATTGAGATGAATGAAGACTTTGCAGGATACAATGTTACTCTGACT GAAAATGTGGCTTCTCCCTCAGTGCACCTACCTGCCTGCCTAAAACCTGCAAATACAATAAAAGCTAAAGTAGTCTGTACCTACTACAAGAATATCACCATGTTCCAG GGTTCTGCAATGGTTTTGGATGACattattgggatctctgtggaaaaTGAGATCATCACAAACCTCCCAGAGCCTGTCAGAATTAAGTTCCATCACTCTGACATtctg GCAAATCAAACTGCAACGTGTGTTTCATGGGATACAAGAAAAG ATAAGGAGATTAACTGGAGGAAAGACGGTTGCAAAACAGTTCACATAAGCTCAAAGGAAACAGAGTGCTGCTGTAACCACCTAACATACTTCGCTATTCTTGTA CAAGTGAACCCTACAAAAACACTGCGCCATCTACAGGCCCTCACCTTCATCACAGCTGTGGGCTGTGCCGTGTCTATTGTGAGCTGTAttgttctcttcatttctctctgCAGGAAAAG GAGACCAAAAGACAAGTCCAGCCTAGTGCACCGTGGCCTTGTAGTGGCGCTCTTCTTTTTGTGCTTTCTCTTTGTCCTCACTGGCACCATTGCCAATTTGGGGCAAGATGGGGTGTGTCAGTTCATGGGCGCGCTGTTGCACTATGCGCTGCTTAGCACACTCTGCTGGATGGCTGTGGAAGTCTTCCACACATTCTGGATGATCTCTATGATATTCAGCCTTTCACCAAAACCATGGATCTGGTATCTGCTGGGATTTG GTTTCCCAGCTTTGCCTGTGGTTATTCTGGCATCCATGGGGAACATTTATGGTCAAAGAATCATTATGCCAAGTGATGATGCATCAAAGCCCTATCGCAT GTGCTGGATGACAGAATCTCATGCTGCCTTACTAGCCCACTTTATACTGAATGTTGGCTTCCTGGCTGCTGTGGTGACCTCTGGTTGCATAATGCTTTTCCTGGTGGTTAGAAAGGTTAGTAACAGAGAGGAGTGGAGAAGCAAACGTGTGGCCTTTCTCAGCATCTGGGGCCTTAGCTGTCTATTTGGCACCACCTGGGTACTGGCCTTTGGATCAACTTCAGAAACGGTCATCTTTTTCTTCTGCATCATCAACTCCCTGCAAG GACTTTTCCTCATGTTGCGGTTTTATGCTCTGGAGCGGATGCGAAAGAAGTCTGAATTTAGTACAGATGGTAGCAGCACTGGATCCACAAGGCAGAACATGTTACAAGCCCAAGATAAGAGCTAG